In Salarias fasciatus chromosome 13, fSalaFa1.1, whole genome shotgun sequence, the sequence CACGTTACATGAGCTCAAATCCACATCCCACATCTCAGAGTTTCTCTGAATGAGACCTTTGAGTTCCTCAAGTTCACCTAAATATTTTTGGTACGTCGATTCCAAATGAACCTGAAATCACAAATAAATGAGTTGATTTCTGCTGCTACGACTTTAACTGCAATTGTCTGACCACCTGAACACCAACCTTCTCTGTTTCCATCGCTTGGATCAGAGAGTCCCTTCTTTCGGCACACATGTGAGACACGGCACTAAAATtcggctccagctccaggtagGTTGAGGCCAGATCTTCGTGGATTTGAATGGGAATATCCTCATCAACACAGTTTAGAAGCTGTTTGGCTTTTTCCAGGTCTGATGTCAGAACATCAGCCAGTCTGGAAAAATGCGACTCCAGACACTAGAAGAGATATTTTCAACAGCATTATGtatgatttaaaataaattgtcaTGATAATTTATACTACATAAAGCTAAGTTTTGCTGACCTGAAATTCATCTATTTgtatctgcagctcctccataCTGGTGCATGTGGGCACTTGGGTAGGCAGGTCTTTCTTGACGTCGTCTAAAACATCAGCATGATCCTGCAGTCTGCCAACACACTCTAAATAATCCTGGACGGAGAACAGCTGTGGTGGGAAAGCgaaaagtgaaatgttgaataaaTGTGCTTTAATTCACAAACTAATGAAGGGTGCGAAAATCACCCTGAAACTAAATGAACCTTATTTTTGGCTTCGTCTTCTTGGGTGTCTGAAGGTTGCTGAGTTCTGGCAGCAGTGTGACAGGAAGCAGTGTCGTCCGCCGCTGACCCCTCATCCTCTCCCTCTGAGCTCTCCTCTTTGATGCTCTCCAGTGTGTGccacctgtcctccaccagagaGTCGCCCCCCAGAGCACTGCTCAGAGTCTCCATCACCTCCTGAAGCACTGAAAGGTCCTGACTGGAGGAAACGGCCTTaaagacctgcagcagctgaagctggaTACCTGAAGCCTCAGGCTGTTCTGTTCTCTCGCTGACTTTTTCTTCCTCAAATTTCATTTTTGGGTctcctgtgtgtttgctgtttgactgaagtgtgtttttctcagGTAAATCCGCGGCAAAGTCAACACTGGTTGGCTGTGTGAACTCAGGCCAACTGTGTTCATATAAAGCCTGTGGAGAATTTAGATCTAAAGCACTGCTGCTTTCAAGGTCTTGAGTTTGAGCCTTTTGAAAATCACTGACATCAGTCCTTCTTAAAATCAATTCCTCTGGGCCATCTTCATGAGCCTTTAAACCATTTGAAGAGGACAAACTGGATGACTGGCTGCTGTCTGACGGGGAGTAATGAGCTACATGGTGATCCTCAGATACATCCGACCTGCTTCTGTCCAGTTCAGCCTCAGAAACCAAGCTGTCCCTAATACCAGTGTTACAGCGTCCAAGGTCAATGTTTGGATTcactttttccctcccttcaaatgcagaaccctgcagagtAGCATTGGTGGTATTCAAACTACTATCACTACCAATGTCCGGATTTAATTTTCCTTCCTTCAtttcagctgcagaaaacagcagagTACCGTGAGTGGTATTCAAACCACCATCACAATCAATGTCTGGATTTACTTCTCCCCTCCTGCCATATGCAGAAACAACCAGAGCCTCACTGCTGACATTCAAACTACTATCACGCTCCATGTCAGGTTTTAGTTCTTCATCCCTCCTTTCAGGTGCAGACACCTGCAGGGCAGCACCAGTGGTATTGAGGCTACTATCACGATCCATgtcttgatttattttctgttcctgctttTCAGAtgcagaaacctgcagaggagCACGAGTTGAGTTCAAACTACTATCAATACCAATGTCTGGATTTACTGTTTCTTCCTCCATTTCAGGTACAGAAGCCAGCAGAGTACCATGAGTGGTATTGAAACTATCCCAACCCATGTCAGGATTTACTGCTTCATCGCTCCTTTCAGGTGCAGACACCTGCAGAGCACCACCGGTGGTATTCAAGCTACTATCACAATCCATgtcttgatttattttctgtttctgcttttcagaTGCAGAAACCTTCAGAGCAGCACTAGTGGTATCTGGACTTCTGTTACAACCAGTGTCTGGATTTATTGTTTTTCCCTGTGTTTCAGATGCAGGAACCTGCAGAGCAGCACGAGTTGTATTTGAACTACTATCACAATCATTGAATGGATTTACTCCTTTTTCTCTCTTGCCACATGTAGAAACAAGCAAAGCATCACTGCTGACATTCAAACTATCACAATCCATGTCTTggttttttcctttctccttttcagctgcagaaacctgcagagTAGCCCGAGTTGTATTAGAACTACTGTCAAAATCATTGCCTGGATTTATTCCTTCCGCTCTTCTACTATATGAAGAAACAAGCAGAGCATCACTGCTGACATTCAAACTGCTGTCACCATCCATGTCAGggtgtattttttctttctgcttctcaGATGCAGGAACCTGAAGAGTACCCCGAGTTGTGTTTGAACTACGATCACAGCCAAAGTCTGGATTTACTGTCTCTCCCTTCGTTTCAGGTGCAGAAACTTGCAGAGTACCACTAGTGGTATTCAAGCTACTATCACAGTCCATGTCcagatttatttttggtttctgcttttcagatgcagaaacctgcagagcagcacGAGCGGAGTTCAGACTACAATCACTACCAATGTCTGGATTTACTGTTTCTTCCTCCATTTCAGGTACAGAAGCCAGCAGAGTACCATGAGTGGTATTCAACCTACTGTCACAACCAATTTCTggatttcctttttccttttgcttttcaaaagcagaaacctgcagagcagcatgaGTGCCATTcaaactacgatcacaatcaACATCTGGATTTAGTTCTTCTCTCCTGCCATGTGCAGAAACATGCAGAGCATCACTACTGACATTCAAACTATCACAATCCATGTCTTggttttttcctttctcctttTCTGATGCAGAAAACTGCAGAGTAGCGCTAGTAGTATCTGAAATACTATCACAACCAATGTCAAGATTTACTGGTTTCCTCTTCATTTCAGGTGCAGAAACCAGCACAGTACCCCGAGTGGAATTCAAACAACTACCATCATCAGTGTCTGGATTTACTTCTCCCCTCCTGCCATATGCAGAAACAGCCAGAGCATCACTGCTGACAGTCAAACTACCATCCCAATCCATGTCAGGATTTACTTCTTCATTCCTCCTTTCAGGAGCAGAAAATAGAGTACCAGTCCTGACATTCAAACAAGTTTCATAGCCATTGTCTGGATTTACTTTTTCTTCCATCGGTTCAGATGCAGAAACCGGCAGAGTGGCGCTCGTGATATTCAAACTGCTGTCGCAATCCAcatctggatttcttttttctttctgttttttagaTGCAGAAATCTGCAGAGTAGCATTACTGACATTCAAGCTGCTGTCACACTCTGGGGAAAAGGCCTCTGCGAACATCTTGGTGTCATCTGCAGTCAGTATCAAGTCTTGACCATCAGAGCCCTTTTGATTCAGTGTTTGAGCTGCAATAGCTTCAACTGAGCCAGCAGGTAACTGAGAGGAGCGGGGATGTTGTGGAGGAACACGTGTACCCCAGCTTTCACCACTTTGACAGCCGCTGGGATCAGATTCGATACTGATattattttctgaatgaaacagTGTTTGAGGAGGAACTGTGACTCTGCTGCCATCTGTTGGACTGTCTTTGTCGTTGCTATGAGAGATTGAGAAAGTGGCACTTTCCAGCAACTTCCTGGGCGAAGACTGATTTACACTGAGAGTTGTATTGCTGTCTAAAGGCGACCAAACAGCATTTGGATTATTTTCTCCAGTAGTTTCCCCATGGAGAACTGAGTAATTTGATAAGAAGGGACCTTTTCCACCTTCATTGATTCCCTCATTTTCCATTCGGGCATGGCATCGATCACTGGCAATACTGTCTGCAGGCTGGCGGCCAAATTTATCGGAGAGATAAGCAAAGGTGGCATGTTGAGTCTGGTTTTCATAATCAGCACTGATGCCGGGATCTGTTTCACTCAGATGAGAAGGACGTGACTGGACTGCCGGAGCAGCAAGCTCAATCCCATCACTGTATGGATCCATCCTAGCTGCCAGCAGACTATTGCTCATGGTTGGTGATTCACTGTTTTCGGCAAGTGGGgtaaatttgtgtgtgtgacgaaGCTGCGGTGGAGTGAGCTCACCGAGGGAGAAGGCTGAGCTCATCTGAGGATCGAGATTACTGTCTGGGAGGAGAGAACCGTGAACGTAATGGCTGATTTCTCCAGTGGCACAGCCTATATACTGACtcccatcatcaccaccatGGCCTTTATTAGCACCTCCCTCGTCTGACAAATCAAGCATCATGACAGCAACCTTCCTCTCAGCATTCTCATCTTCAGTCATTTTAATTAAGCTCAAATCATACATGGGGTGTCTGGAGTTTCCTTCGGGATAAAAGGTAACTTTAGGATCTaagtcagtgttttcctcttcacttaATCTAAACTGACCTAACTTGCTGGTATTATCAGTCCAGTCAGATTTTAGGAGGCTTGGCTGTTCTGCTTGACATTTCTTTAATGTCATCTGTTGTGGAAGAGTAGCTGTGGTGTTTTTATCTCCCAAAACACTTTTCATCTTATCTGACTGCAGGTCAGGCAGCTCTTCAGTTGTCTTGTCTTCAGCCAATCTTTTATGAGGAGTTTCCTCCAGATCAAAGTATTTCCCAGAGGTATCATGCTCAGTTTCTTCAGTCTCACTCATCGTGCATGAAACATCAGCACGGCTAACGTTAACTCTTTGTGTTTTACTGTCCGGTGACTCGACGTTGTAGCGTGGCGGTATCTGATGGCAGGAGCGCTCAGATTGAAATGTTGGCGGTGAGTCAGTGTTTCTGGTTTTCACAGAACATGATGTGGAAGACACTGACATTTCTGGAGAACTAGGGGGACTGGGATGTCGATTATCAACATCTCCAAAGTCAATTTGTAATCGATTACCCCAAATgctttcacccagatcaccagATTTTGTCCAGTTTGTGTTGTTCTGAAACACAATTTCCTCCTCATACTCTGTGATGTCCATAACAGTGCAGGTACCGCCTAAAAACTCATCTAGGTTTCCTTTTAGAGTCTTTTCATTAGGATGTGATTTTTCATCACAGCTCATTCTGACGCTGCCTGAAGAAACAAAACTATGAGACTCAAATGCCTCATAATAAGTACCTTCCTCAAATGAAATCTCCTCATTAGCGCCAAAACCAAAATCTTGAGGATGAAAACAGTGTGGTACGTGTGCCAGCATCTCCTCTGTGTCCTCGTTTATGTGCAGCGATATCTCTGAACCTGCCTGTCCTGAAACCGTGTTATCATTTGGAGGTCCAGGCAGGTGAGTGAAGCTTTGATACGTGTTTCCGAAAAATGTTGGATCGTCAAGAAAAGCTTGAGTTATTTTAGAGAGCTGATTATCGAGAATCAAAACCCTCTGTCCTGACTGTGGATCGACGTAGCTGTTCATCATCAAGTATGAAAGAAACAGCTGCTTTGCCTCCGAGGGAGAGGGGacgttgacctctgaactgcagGCAGCATGATGGCATCCATCAGTGGAGAGATTTTTATACATGAGCCAAGATGAAAACTTGTCATTGAGGTGATTAACATCAGGAAACACATCTGGGATGACTACTGATTTCAAAACCTCTGCAGTGTATCTGTCTATGAAACTGTTTTGAATAGCAGTGCTGAAATCAATGACCTCTGAATATTCGGGGATGTAAAATGCTGCTATTTTACTCCGATTACTAAAAAGTGAGCTGGAGAACTGACTGCTGGTGCTGCGCTCATCATGCTGCGATGAAGTGGACACCGTTGTGATTTCCCCAGAGTGAGGCAACACGAGTCCCACAAACTGCTGCCGATTCCCCAACATGATGAGGGTGCTGCTAGAGCTCATCAAATCGCACTGAACAGCCGCATCCATCTTCAGGCAATCATCACTGTATTGACTCTGTGCAGTCTCTGACGCCTCAGTTCTATATTTCCCTTCCTCAGAGTCACtttcacccactaacatggtcTCTTCATCTCCAAAACCATCAGAAGCAGACCTGAGAGTCCTGATGTTCCTCCCTGATGCCAGTGATTTATCTCTGCTGAGGCATTTTAATATCAGTCTATTAACCTCAGAAGGTTCAACTGCCCCCTCGGGCTCTGAGAGCGACAAATACTCTGCggtgtcaggattcatcatctCCTGACAGGCCTTCTGCCTCTCAAGAGTCTTTACATAGACAGAAGCTGGTATCAAACCAAGCTGAAACGCCTGCTCCAGGGTCAGCGTGTCCCCTGTATAGCCGAGAGTAACTCCATCGCCGCCCTGGTTGACTTCTATCAGCTTTATAATGAGATCGTCTGACATGGACCCTTCCCTCGCTGCTGCTACCTCAGACAGGGACACGGAGGTGATGTGTGAACTCTGGATGCACTTGCGTGGTTTGTGCAACTCTGGGGAGTGATTCTGTGTGGATTTGAACATGTGATCGTCGTCCCAGTCCATAAGGACGTGAGAGTCTGACCAAGGGAGGTGGGAAGCTTTGCCGTTCTCTGGGACAGTAAGCCCCAGCATCTGATTGATCAGATCACTGGTGAATCCGGTCCCAGCTCCATTAGTGCCCTGCAGAAAATGGAAGAAGAACAAGTTATTCAGTGGATATAGATTCTAGAATGTGTAATATATGAATTTACTGCTAAATTTTCCAAAGCAAGGCAATAAAATTGATACTCACCAACACACAAGCATGTTAAATCGTGTGCACAACAGCGTGACTGCAACAGGGTTGCAACAGGAGAGTGACAAACATTTAAAGCTGTCATGCTGATCTGAGGATGCAGTGTTCAGCATCTTGCGGAAAGAGTGGAGTTAGTTAAACTGTAAGGTAACACATCACTGGTAGGATATCATATCAAAGCTGGATGCAGTTAGGCATGTTTACAGCATACTCAGGCTTCAACTTCACACATTTCTctgaaatctctaaagataaaAAGTGAAATGCAAGAGAAAAATTGCTGGCACTGCACAGGGGAAAAGAGTATAATGGTTAGTCATGCAATCCACGCATCAGGTGGCACTGCTTGCTCTGCGCATCATAAAGGACAAGGgtaaaacactcaaacacaaagTCTTGAGTCCAACCTCTTCTGCAGAGGCTGTTTGATCAGAACACTGCTGGGAGATTTCATTGTATGCCTGAGTGAgcgccctcagctgctcctgggcTGTCGCTCGTTCCTCCTCTGTCATTCTGTAAAATGAGAAAAGGGAGGTTGCAGCTCAGAGCTCGAAAACTGCACAGAGGCTTTAAAAGCCTATAAAGGAACGGAGGAGCAACACTTACTTGTCACTGTGCTTGTTTAGCATCGTTTGTGTGGCTCTGAGTGCTTCGgcaatttgttcttttttcgtCACCATTTCCTCGACTGacacctaaaaaaaaaccagacaggTTGTTACTGCAGAGTTACGATACAATGTCTTAGTCAGACTACACCAAACAGCAACACACTATTCACAAAACCACAcgaagaaagaagaaatgtctgaaattaatttttttttctattatacAAGAGGTGAATAAATGATTTAAGCTATGCACTGCAATCCAGTGTTTTGTGAACctgtttaaaaagtgacttgtcATAACGAAATACTAAAAAAATATGACTCTGACAAAGTAAGACATTACTCTCATGCTCTGTCTATCGCAAAAAGGCTTCATTAATgcatctatttatttttatggTACTGTTATATTGTTATATATACATGAACCGATTTAAATATTGGAAAGCCAGAAATACAATGACAGAGGTCTGCAACTCGTCAAATGGAAATAGAATGATCAGAAAGTTTGATTTCTAATAATAGATTTTCCAGAATAGTGTATATATGTGGACCCAATCCTTATAAATAGAGATTAAGATAACAGTGTGGAAACTTTAACTTCTGAGAAAATCATAATAGCGGGACTTTACAGGTGATACACATTTCTGaatcattaaattaaatttagaGACATAAAACAAAATCTCACAAATAGCAATATATATTAAATCatttcaaaaatatatattttgggCAAAAGGCCATGCCAGTAACATACGTTTAATTACAATTTTCATCTTTCAGCACAATAATTTATCCTTTTACTTCAaatgcactaaaaaaaaaaatcatgttatGTACTTATGAGTTTACTAGGAAAGCACAGTCAGAGTGTGATTGCTCTAAAGTAAGCAAAGTAGTGTTTCCCAGTTTTATGCAGATGAATGGGTCTGATGCATGATTCTTGACACACACAAGAAGTATGACTATACTTTGATTGCCTGTGGCAAGTTTATTTATTCGCTCAATGTTTCCCCAATTTGAGTGCTTGTGCAACATATGAGGTATATTTATTGGATCAGTACGATTGACAAATGCACAaattcacaaaagaaaaatcataattcaaaacatgttttcagtaaGCATCATGATCAGTAGTGAAAAATCTGTGAATTAAATCAATGTAAAAGGTCTAAAAGTGTTTCTTTAATTAGAAAGCACGGATTTTGACAGGAAATGTCTGTGATATAATACTCTTGAAAATTATAAGTTACTATAAAGTGATTTTTCATGTACAAATAACTTGTGATAGTGTTTTTAAGAAGACACACATTATTTACCTGTGATTTATTAGAAGTGTCTGTGTTGGCATTATTATCTTTCAGAGAATTCCCGTCATTGCTCATGGTTGGTTTCACACTGGACATCCAGTGTAAAAGTTTGCTAACTTTATCACCGtgctctctcttctcctcatcAACAGATCTCTAGAATTCAAAAAGATGGATCGTTTAACAAGGATGTCAATACGAGAATCAAACAATGGACAAACAAATGCTTGAAAGAAGGGAAACTGAGAAacgatgttaaaaaaaaagacattcattatcaagttaaaaagaaagaacCTCAAAAGTCATTATCAGTTGCATCAACCACCGGATTAAAATGTGTAACTCAAGTAAGCATTCAGCAGTGAAGTAAAAGCACTGCTAACAGCCAAGCAAAACTGTGGGACTATCTATTTGCAGGTTTTGCTTTTATGCTGCGGGTATTCATGTATTTACAATGGTTTGTTGATATGCCAAAACATAGTGTAAGGTTGATTTTGGTCCAAGACCATGGACTTTTGCAGCTTCGAGTAACCTCAACCCGGTGTGGCAGTCGTACATGCTTCTGTCGAGAGCCTCCTTAAAGGTGATTTTCCTCTTGGTCTTGGGGCAGGTGAGACTTTTGGTGTGGGACTTCTCGTCTTTGAGCGCAGTCACAGTGGCTTTGTCAACAAGGCCACTCTGTATGACTTCTTCAGGTGAGACTCTATCATGAGTGTCAGGATTGATCAGTCCTCCGGTCAGAAGCTGGAATTCAATGCAGCGAATGCCAGCATCCTTTGGGAAGAGATTTTCCTGCACAGCCTGGGACACAGACATAGTCTTTGCAGTCTTTGGGTGAACTATGCCATTGTAGGCCTGCTCAAACTGTTGGAGGTGCTGATTTAATGACTCATCCAACAGACCTCTTTTGAGAGCCTCGGAGAGATTAACTTTTTCTCCAGAGTAAGGGTCGCATATTCCTCCAGTGCAGGCCTGAGCCTCTAATAGTCGTAAGGCAGTAGCTCTATCAGTTAAGCCCTGTTGGAAACCCTGAAAGACTGACACCCTCTTCTTCTGAGTGATGTCCCACAGGCCAGCGATGGGGCTGTTCACATCTTCCACAACGACCATTCTGGAGAAAATGAGATCTGTAATCTCATAGATACTTAAGAGACCATTGCGGTAGCTCTCCAGCTCAGACGGTTCAAGAAATCTCTGACTCAGAGCAGACTCCAGGCAAAGTTGACGACCGCTTTTGGCATCGGTGAGGATGTGAAGCGGTTTTCCGCTGGCGTCCACAGTGGACCTCTCATTCCACTCACTCTCTTGCTGAGACAGAAACAGGTAAGTGCTCTTGTCGATGTGCTTCCCCTTGAACGCTTCATATGTTGACATCTCGGTACCGCAGCCACTGTTGACAACTGACACTCTGTGAGAACTCACTGGAGACGTGTTTGTCAGATGTCTCTCGCCGAACGGGAAGAGGAACACGCCACCGTCAATGTCATACAAGCACGCCTTGAGTAGGTCAGAGTAGTACGCCTTCTGTCCATTGTCGGGGTTGTGGAAACCTTTGAGGCTACTCGTTGGATCGCACAGACTCTGCAGAGTCTCTTTGTTCAGAAGACCCTGGCCAACAGCCATGGAGGGTGGCACCCTCACACCAGTCTCTGGATTGAAAAGCCCACCAGTTGCAACCTGGACCTCAAGGATCTTTTTGGCTTGGTATCTGTCAAGAATCCTTTCCTCCATCGCCTGAAACACGGGCATCTTTTTGCCCTTGAAGACGTACCCAGTAACAGCTTTCTCTGCCTCCATGAGTCTATTTTTCATGCCTGCATCTACGATCCCTCTCTCCACTGCTTCGCTGACGGACAGTATTTGTCCTGTGGTCAGGTCGGTGAGGTTTCCCGTTGCAGCCTGAGCCTCAAGTAATTCAAGTGCATATGTCTTTGCCAGGAAGCCCTTTTCGGCAGCCTCCAAGAAGGATAGCTTTTTCTTGCTCGACTCCACGTAAATTCCCACAATAGCAGTTGGTCTGCCTGAATTCTGAGGAAGCAATGCCTGAACTTGTTCCATGGTGATCAGGCCCAGCTCAAGCTTCCGCAAAACCTCCTCATCTAAAAACCTGAACCTGATGAAGCGTTGAACATTTGCACTGCCTTCCGGAAGATTCTGAGAGACTGAACATGCCCCAGTGAGTTTTTTATCACCACCTTTCGTTGTTTCTGATGTTGTTACAGTTTCAGTGATTTCTTTGATTTGATAGCTTCTTGTCTTACTGGAACTAGTTTCACTGGGCTGCTGGGCCTTTAGTCCGCACAGAGCCATGTAGCCCTGTGTTGTGACAGAAGCAGGCGAGTTCTGGTGAGTCACACTCTGCACGTCTTTTTGATTATTTGAAGTTTTTGTAGTTATTGAATCATGGAGAAGGATTCGGTTGTGAGAAACACTGGTTTGATCTTGCTTGACTTGTTTATTTCCTTCGGGAGCGGGTCCTTTCTCAACGACTGCCATCTGTAAATGTGACATTACAAGAAGTTTTGAGTTACAGATGTAAACACTCAATCACATCAACAAGTAAACAATAAAGAAttagcattttttaattttaatggaTTTTGCAATAAATATCATGAATTTGTGCAATAATGCTGAAGTACCTGTGAGAAGTCTTTCATTTTGTATAGATCATTATCCATTTTCCATTTCACATCGTCTTTTGAGGACACCATTTTCTGCATCACGTTGACGTCAGGTTTCAGCTTCTTATCTTCCTCTCTGAGCATCAGAAGCTTTTCCTGAAGGCTTTTCACCTCTTTCATGTACGACTCAATCTGCTCCCGAAGAGCTTTCGCTTCGTTGTCTTTCATTGTCAGTTTCCACTCGCTGTCCCTGAACAGCTGTTCAAACTTTGATGATTCATTGGACTGTGTGTTGCAAAGACTCTGCAAAGCGGCGATTTTTGAGTTGAGTTTGGCTCTCTCATCCTCaagttgaaatatttctgaTTTTGCCTTTGAAAAGTCTTGCCCCAGCTTGGTTTTTTCTTGCTGCAGAGTGTCCAGTTtggtctggagctgctggtctgtTTGCTGCTTCGTTGTTTCCACGATGGTGTGGTGCACGGTTTTCGTCTGCTTCACGTCTTGTTTGAAATACTTGTTCAGCATCTCGGCCAATTCCGCACTGTGCTTCGATCCTCCGCTGTCACTCGTGATTTCTGTCTTCAGCAAAATAAGCTTCCTCTCTATCTCTGACTGTACAAGCAACAGCTGCCTCTCGTAGCCCTCCTTCTGAAGTTCCAGCTTACTTTTAAGTTCCTCCAGCATTTTCTTGCACTTGTCCAGTTGTTCTTCCATCTGCTCGGACctcagctggaggacggagttCTCCTGCTGCTTTAGCTCCGCCTCCGTTTTCGCACGTTGCAGCTTATCTTTTAGCGCCCTGACTTCTGATCCCAGTGACACGTTTTTCTCCTGCGCCTCAGTTTTCTCCCTTTTCAGGATTGTGTTCTCGTGCTGGAGATTGGACCTGGATTTGTCAGAGGTCGACATCACTTCTGTGATACTTGCTTTATTTCTTTGAAGCTCGGACTCAAGCTGCATTATTTTTGATTCCTTGATTTTTCGTTCTTTAGTCTCTCTGGctaattcatcctttgttctcTGGAGAGAAGAGTTTAACTCTGAGAGTTTAGCATTTAAGCTATCGACTTTCCTCTCTGTGGCTCTCTTATCGTTCTGAAGCGTGTAAATTTCCTGCCGCATGGTTTCTGAgattttctctgtgctgctagCCAAATCCTGAGCTTTGTACTTATGCTTGAAAAGCTCTTCTTCTGATGCCTTTAGTTTATTGAGATGTCTTTGACTCTCAGCTGACTCCTTCAGAAGCTCTGCATTTTTCTTATTCAGCATCTCATTTAAATCACTGATTTCGGCATTTTGCAAATCAACTTTTTGATTGGCCAAATTTTTTTCAGCCAACACCGACTTGAGCTCTGATTTTAATGATGCAATTTCTTGCTCATAACTGgaaatatttgattttaaagttttgattTTCTGCTCCAGTTCAGGCATTTTCTTCACCTCCTCGCTGAAATGCTGCAGTTTAATTTGAAGCTCATGGGAGGTTTGGGATTTCTTATTTAGCTCCTCCTCAACGATTTTGACTTGGGATTTGGTGCCTTCTACCTGAGATTTGAAGATTTTAATCTGCTGATCCTTGCTGTCAAGCTCTATTGTCACCTGATCAAGTTTGGCTCGCACATTCTTCAGATTCTGTTCCATCTCTACGTTAGTTTGCTTCAAATCATCcatttttctctgcagctgaGAAGCAACTAATTCACTTTTCTGAAGTTCTGCTTCgaggtttttacatttcagctcCAATGACTGCTCTGATCTTTTCAACGAGGCATTGTCTTCTTTTGCTGTTTGGAGTTGCTGCTTCCAGCTCTCAATCTCTCTCTTTAAAGTCTTGATCTTTTGCTCGGAAACAGATCTCTCTTTTTCCAGCGATTCCATTTGAATCTGAAGGCCTCTGAGATCACCGTCAGATGAGACATTTATCCTCGTCAGCTCATTGCATTTAAATTTAAGCTGATCTATCGCTGCCTGTTTTGACGCCACCTCTTCCTCTAAATTGGTAATTTTGTAACCGTTTTCCTGCTCG encodes:
- the LOC115399002 gene encoding desmoplakin-like, producing the protein MSHLQMAVVEKGPAPEGNKQVKQDQTSVSHNRILLHDSITTKTSNNQKDVQSVTHQNSPASVTTQGYMALCGLKAQQPSETSSSKTRSYQIKEITETVTTSETTKGGDKKLTGACSVSQNLPEGSANVQRFIRFRFLDEEVLRKLELGLITMEQVQALLPQNSGRPTAIVGIYVESSKKKLSFLEAAEKGFLAKTYALELLEAQAATGNLTDLTTGQILSVSEAVERGIVDAGMKNRLMEAEKAVTGYVFKGKKMPVFQAMEERILDRYQAKKILEVQVATGGLFNPETGVRVPPSMAVGQGLLNKETLQSLCDPTSSLKGFHNPDNGQKAYYSDLLKACLYDIDGGVFLFPFGERHLTNTSPVSSHRVSVVNSGCGTEMSTYEAFKGKHIDKSTYLFLSQQESEWNERSTVDASGKPLHILTDAKSGRQLCLESALSQRFLEPSELESYRNGLLSIYEITDLIFSRMVVVEDVNSPIAGLWDITQKKRVSVFQGFQQGLTDRATALRLLEAQACTGGICDPYSGEKVNLSEALKRGLLDESLNQHLQQFEQAYNGIVHPKTAKTMSVSQAVQENLFPKDAGIRCIEFQLLTGGLINPDTHDRVSPEEVIQSGLVDKATVTALKDEKSHTKSLTCPKTKRKITFKEALDRSMYDCHTGLRLLEAAKVHGLGPKSTLHYVLAYQQTIVNT